The sequence CGAAATAAAGATACATTATTCGATATTTTTCGAGTCAGTCAACGGATCGACTGCGCACGGGGACAGGGTGCCCAGCGTGGTCCGGCTACTCGCCACCCGACACCCGACGCGGCAGCACCTGCCCCCAGACGTACTTGTCGAGGAGGCGGACCGTCAGCGGTTCCTCGACCGCGATCTGACACGAGAGCCGGGGGTAGCCGAACCGGACGGCGGCGGCGTCGTGCCAGTGGGTCGGTTCCGGCGCGGGGTCGACCTCGACGGTGCAGGTGGCACACAGCCCCCGCCCCCCGCAGTTGGCGTGCCGGGAGACTGTCCCGTAAACCGGGAAGCCGTGCTGCAAGAGCGCGTCCCTGAGATTTCGGCCCCGCTCGACCGCGATGGTCTCCTCGTCGTCG comes from Halobellus ruber and encodes:
- a CDS encoding 2Fe-2S iron-sulfur cluster-binding protein — protein: MDETVDVTVRSGDDEETIAVERGRNLRDALLQHGFPVYGTVSRHANCGGRGLCATCTVEVDPAPEPTHWHDAAAVRFGYPRLSCQIAVEEPLTVRLLDKYVWGQVLPRRVSGGE